One Bacteroidia bacterium genomic window carries:
- a CDS encoding SusC/RagA family TonB-linked outer membrane protein produces MKLRLLYQAKISLLMIAGMLMCLISPQNAFATDTHMTVSEQSQIEITGKVIGEEGTGLEGAAIRIKGTTEGTLTGEDGSYKISVPDEGATLIFSYVGYKTQEIATNGQTQINVTLEQDFGDLDEVVVVGYGSRKKSHNTGAISQVKGRDVAAIQANRVDDALAGKLAGVLIQNQDGAPGADPKIQIRAASSISGASNPLIVVDGYPISGSLATVNPNDIESIEVLKDAASAAIYGSRGANGVILVTTKKGKSGKPSISYNAYASTSSRYVGENINPTSSEWADIIQSGIDDGTFDVSELDQNILNYRLNAFRNSPDVVAVEDWLFRDGYSTNHDLSISGGTDDVSYFASLGYLNTEGIVITQGFERYNARVNVDAKIGDRFKTGVNINGFVGNRDMVGHDMRDLLRAYSVHPIYHTEASIAFVQQLDQQAQALGLSSFDSGFRGGSAAPWNSSIYTLEPGMTAQDWHYGRSGNGIGGSGDAGPATKLDNTDRYQNTIFGNLSSYLQFNIVDGLNIKTVLGADVRDTEDFFWRGLEFDSRARTTQTALDQTNLKRSSILSETTLNYAKVMGKHDVSAVAGVEFQNFYIKGITLDATNVPFGQPQNYALLEPADIAVTERDETIARQSVFGRINYAYDNRFLASVSVRRDGDSRFGANNKFQTFPAFSLGWNMHNEAWFNSNFLTDVKLRFSRGSLGTTSFLGAYNSLSLLNPQASIFGNAFLIPSDIANPDLTWQTNTETNMGLNLGFLGNRFTLGVDYYISNIEDILISQSVSEVLGTTSIALNSGDVKSSGLEFEVGAVVVNKTDLRWSVNANLSTVNSEITDLGGLTELPRTIYGQSGRGPVFRNYVGGEIGEMWGLQTIAPVEMSFVADPTRNNGINSGESYVVDQNGDGVIDRTRTVEEGGDLVKIGQNTPDFYWGLNSQVVYKAFDLSVQFQGAQGGEVFNIDPLYYNSQWGGRLKGSFDADGDGVADHNGEHYERNRNQTDATVQDASYVALRNLTVGYTVNAGWARLRFYAASTNLLYLMADNYTSFNPEGVEITNGGYLGPTTYGVQVGASPVVRSFTIGANVNF; encoded by the coding sequence ATGAAACTTAGACTACTCTATCAAGCCAAAATATCCCTGCTTATGATTGCTGGGATGTTGATGTGTTTGATTAGTCCCCAAAACGCTTTCGCGACTGATACACATATGACTGTATCGGAGCAAAGCCAGATCGAAATTACAGGTAAAGTCATAGGAGAAGAGGGTACTGGATTGGAAGGAGCTGCTATCCGAATCAAAGGTACTACAGAAGGTACATTGACGGGAGAAGATGGCTCATATAAAATCTCAGTTCCAGATGAGGGTGCTACCCTTATATTCTCTTATGTTGGGTACAAGACCCAGGAAATTGCCACGAATGGGCAGACTCAAATAAATGTGACCTTGGAACAAGACTTCGGCGACTTAGACGAAGTGGTTGTTGTTGGATATGGTTCACGTAAAAAGTCTCACAATACGGGTGCAATTTCTCAAGTTAAAGGACGGGATGTTGCGGCGATTCAGGCGAATCGTGTTGATGATGCATTGGCTGGTAAACTGGCAGGTGTCCTGATTCAAAACCAGGACGGAGCGCCTGGTGCAGATCCAAAGATTCAGATTAGAGCAGCTTCCTCTATTTCAGGTGCCTCAAATCCGCTAATTGTTGTTGATGGTTATCCGATCTCCGGAAGTTTGGCTACTGTCAATCCTAACGACATCGAAAGTATTGAGGTATTGAAAGATGCTGCCTCAGCTGCTATCTACGGTTCACGGGGTGCAAATGGGGTAATTCTTGTTACCACCAAAAAAGGAAAAAGTGGAAAACCTAGCATTAGCTATAATGCATATGCCAGTACCTCCAGCAGATATGTAGGGGAAAACATCAATCCTACTTCTTCTGAATGGGCTGACATAATTCAGTCAGGTATCGATGATGGAACCTTTGATGTTTCTGAATTGGATCAAAACATCTTGAACTATCGCTTAAATGCTTTCAGAAACTCTCCTGATGTTGTTGCAGTAGAAGATTGGCTTTTCAGAGATGGATACAGTACCAATCATGATCTGAGCATCAGTGGTGGTACGGACGATGTAAGCTACTTCGCTTCATTGGGTTACCTGAATACAGAGGGGATCGTAATTACCCAGGGTTTCGAAAGATATAATGCACGCGTAAATGTAGATGCAAAAATCGGAGACCGCTTTAAAACAGGGGTTAATATCAATGGATTTGTAGGGAATAGAGATATGGTAGGTCATGACATGAGAGACCTTTTGAGAGCGTATAGCGTTCACCCAATCTATCACACAGAAGCTTCCATTGCATTTGTTCAGCAATTGGATCAGCAAGCCCAGGCTTTAGGTCTTTCTTCTTTTGACTCTGGATTCAGAGGAGGTTCTGCTGCGCCATGGAATAGCAGTATCTATACACTGGAACCAGGTATGACTGCTCAGGACTGGCATTACGGAAGAAGTGGTAACGGAATCGGAGGATCTGGAGATGCCGGACCTGCTACCAAATTGGATAATACGGATCGCTATCAAAACACAATCTTTGGTAACCTGAGTTCTTACCTGCAATTCAATATTGTTGATGGTTTGAACATCAAGACAGTTCTTGGTGCTGATGTCAGAGATACAGAAGATTTCTTCTGGAGAGGTCTGGAGTTTGATTCCAGAGCACGTACTACGCAAACGGCCCTGGATCAGACTAATTTAAAAAGGTCTTCTATCCTGAGTGAAACTACTTTGAACTATGCCAAAGTAATGGGCAAGCATGATGTATCTGCTGTAGCAGGTGTTGAATTTCAAAACTTCTACATCAAGGGAATTACCCTGGATGCTACTAATGTGCCTTTTGGTCAGCCTCAAAACTATGCATTACTCGAGCCCGCTGATATCGCTGTTACTGAAAGAGATGAGACCATTGCCAGACAGAGTGTTTTTGGAAGGATTAACTATGCTTACGACAATCGTTTCCTTGCATCTGTTTCTGTAAGAAGAGACGGTGATTCACGTTTCGGAGCTAATAACAAATTCCAAACTTTCCCTGCCTTTTCTTTGGGCTGGAATATGCACAACGAAGCCTGGTTCAATTCAAACTTCCTGACTGATGTCAAACTACGATTCAGCAGAGGTTCTTTGGGAACTACTTCTTTCCTGGGTGCATACAACTCTTTGAGTCTGCTTAATCCACAAGCCTCCATTTTTGGAAATGCATTCCTGATTCCGTCTGATATTGCAAACCCAGACCTGACATGGCAAACCAATACGGAGACCAATATGGGACTCAACTTAGGCTTCCTTGGCAACCGATTTACTTTGGGAGTTGATTATTACATCTCTAACATTGAAGATATCCTGATTAGCCAAAGTGTTTCTGAGGTATTGGGTACTACTTCGATCGCATTGAACTCAGGAGACGTGAAAAGTTCCGGATTGGAGTTTGAAGTAGGTGCTGTTGTAGTCAACAAGACGGATCTTCGCTGGAGCGTAAATGCAAACCTTTCTACCGTTAATTCAGAAATCACGGATTTAGGTGGACTGACTGAATTGCCACGTACCATTTACGGACAGAGTGGTAGAGGTCCTGTATTTAGAAACTATGTAGGAGGAGAAATAGGTGAAATGTGGGGATTGCAAACGATAGCTCCTGTTGAAATGTCTTTCGTAGCAGACCCAACAAGAAATAACGGTATCAATAGTGGAGAAAGCTATGTGGTAGATCAAAATGGTGATGGAGTAATTGACAGAACCAGAACAGTTGAAGAAGGTGGTGACCTGGTTAAAATTGGTCAGAATACCCCCGATTTCTACTGGGGATTGAATAGCCAGGTAGTGTACAAAGCTTTTGACCTGTCCGTCCAATTCCAGGGTGCTCAGGGAGGAGAAGTATTCAATATTGACCCTCTTTACTACAACTCACAATGGGGAGGAAGACTTAAAGGAAGTTTTGATGCTGATGGCGATGGTGTAGCTGATCATAATGGAGAGCATTATGAAAGAAACAGAAACCAGACAGATGCGACTGTTCAGGATGCTTCTTACGTAGCATTGAGAAACCTTACGGTTGGTTATACAGTCAATGCTGGTTGGGCACGTTTGAGATTCTATGCTGCCTCTACCAACTTATTGTACCTGATGGCGGACAACTACACTTCTTTCAATCCTGAAGGTGTTGAGATCACAAACGGTGGCTACCTCGGACCAACCACTTATGGTGTTCAGGTAGGAGCAAGTCCTGTTGTTAGAAGCTTCACAATTGGTGCTAACGTCAATTTCTAA
- a CDS encoding RagB/SusD family nutrient uptake outer membrane protein, with translation MKRLYIILAALLFTIACEDLDQVPPNIPSSSSLTDFSGVLNAAYFYQHGSVTPMAVMGDFRADNALMLEAPYTEFDTYGPELSTMEDQFFGPFYTALYKSILSANNVIENSKDATEVGEAKFLRGLSYFKLVRVFGDVTVNLSATPSTTDESILARVSATDVYNNVIIPDLTDAIAALGTDIVNGRASKLAAQGMLGKVYVQIGNFSAAQEHLAAVVNGAAAAGVSLQANFADIFGVDNDLNSEIIFAHQISSSISDEYGFSEFWSWSGGLDTKSLTPLDSDLVTAFDASPGDLRRAVTIDDAAMMSPKFPQTGGPDHDWIELRLADVLLLYAETLNETGASAEVALDVLDPIRTRAGIDPLDHTVLNSQALVRQAIQDERRLELAFEGQRWFDLVRTGTVNAEMGETIDSKYHLFPVPISEVLASFGVITQNDGY, from the coding sequence ATGAAACGATTATATATCATATTGGCTGCACTGCTATTTACGATAGCATGTGAAGACCTGGACCAGGTTCCGCCAAATATTCCGAGTTCAAGTTCTTTGACAGACTTCTCCGGAGTATTGAATGCAGCTTATTTCTACCAGCACGGTTCGGTAACTCCGATGGCTGTCATGGGAGACTTCAGAGCAGACAATGCCTTAATGCTAGAAGCCCCTTATACAGAGTTCGATACCTACGGTCCTGAATTGTCCACTATGGAAGATCAATTCTTCGGCCCTTTCTATACGGCTTTGTACAAGTCTATATTGAGTGCAAATAATGTGATTGAAAATTCCAAAGATGCCACCGAAGTAGGGGAGGCCAAGTTTTTGAGAGGCTTGTCTTATTTCAAACTCGTGCGTGTATTCGGAGACGTTACCGTAAACTTATCTGCGACTCCCAGTACTACAGATGAATCTATCCTGGCAAGAGTTTCAGCAACAGATGTTTATAATAACGTGATCATTCCTGATTTGACAGATGCAATTGCAGCTTTAGGGACTGATATTGTTAATGGAAGAGCGTCTAAATTGGCTGCTCAGGGAATGCTGGGCAAAGTATATGTCCAAATAGGCAACTTTAGCGCTGCTCAAGAGCATTTGGCAGCTGTTGTAAATGGAGCTGCTGCTGCAGGAGTTAGCTTGCAAGCCAACTTCGCAGACATTTTTGGAGTGGATAATGATTTGAATTCTGAAATCATCTTTGCACATCAAATCTCAAGTTCCATTTCTGATGAATATGGATTCTCTGAGTTCTGGTCATGGTCAGGTGGTCTTGATACAAAATCTCTGACACCTCTGGATTCTGACCTGGTTACTGCTTTCGATGCAAGTCCTGGTGATTTGAGAAGAGCGGTTACTATTGATGATGCGGCTATGATGTCTCCTAAATTTCCTCAAACAGGAGGTCCTGATCACGACTGGATTGAATTGAGATTAGCTGATGTTCTGCTTTTATATGCAGAAACCTTAAATGAAACAGGTGCTTCTGCGGAAGTTGCATTAGACGTTCTGGATCCGATTCGTACCAGAGCAGGAATAGATCCTTTGGATCATACAGTTCTTAATTCTCAGGCTTTGGTTAGACAAGCTATTCAAGACGAAAGAAGACTTGAGCTGGCATTTGAAGGTCAGAGATGGTTTGATTTGGTGAGAACAGGAACAGTGAATGCTGAAATGGGAGAGACGATTGATAGTAAATATCACCTGTTTCCAGTTCCTATCTCAGAAGTACTCGCCAGCTTTGGAGTGATTACTCAGAATGATGGCTACTAA
- a CDS encoding FadR/GntR family transcriptional regulator has product MATQSDKGSTKFFKEIPLAKPSDNIIDQIRNLIRTGQLNPGDKLPPERKLVEQFGVGRGHVRDALKKLEFYGILKTLPQNGTVVSGLGVKALEGLITNVLQIEDPDFHSLVETRTMLEVKAVSLAAERRTNEDLIQISNALSEFRKKVEMEEAGVEEDLMFHLRIAEASKNSVLRSLSMIIFPDMVKYSQRLNICGDGRFHQSLHEHEEILEYVQAKDSEKAANAMRFHLEDMLDKGSE; this is encoded by the coding sequence ATGGCTACTCAATCCGATAAGGGATCTACCAAATTCTTCAAAGAAATCCCTTTGGCGAAACCTTCAGATAACATCATTGATCAAATCAGAAATCTGATTAGAACGGGTCAATTGAATCCTGGAGACAAATTGCCACCGGAGCGGAAATTAGTGGAGCAGTTTGGCGTGGGCAGAGGACATGTGAGAGATGCTTTGAAAAAGCTGGAGTTTTATGGGATTCTGAAAACCCTTCCTCAAAACGGGACAGTTGTTTCCGGTTTGGGAGTTAAAGCTTTGGAAGGGCTGATTACGAATGTACTCCAAATTGAAGATCCTGATTTCCATTCATTGGTAGAAACGCGGACGATGTTAGAAGTGAAAGCGGTAAGCCTGGCAGCAGAAAGAAGAACAAATGAGGACCTGATTCAAATTTCCAATGCACTATCGGAATTTAGAAAAAAGGTAGAGATGGAAGAAGCCGGAGTAGAAGAGGATTTGATGTTTCATCTAAGAATTGCAGAAGCAAGCAAGAACTCTGTATTGCGCTCGCTTTCGATGATCATCTTTCCAGACATGGTTAAGTATTCCCAGAGACTCAATATCTGTGGAGATGGACGATTTCATCAATCATTACATGAACACGAAGAAATTCTCGAATACGTTCAGGCGAAAGACTCAGAGAAGGCGGCAAATGCAATGCGCTTCCACCTCGAAGACATGCTTGATAAGGGTTCCGAATAA
- a CDS encoding polysaccharide lyase family 7 protein has protein sequence MKLRLLYQAKAHLFLLIGCMLGLIVPQSSFADNIPLDERSVNAIAMCGAISSVDEGKGLSGTTVRIKVSTDGVLSVGNGKNTVNEGVDYFLPKIDLGNWKLNLPIGNPTELRPPAILDNAKNETLQNFMFKTKILKNPDATDTEILHADAEGEDEGYTFDEYVETDPFTLEVSASDGRLEVILNENCSAVYADIHMQKWGIFENYFKAGNYLLTRDEGAFARVKYYNLVVSH, from the coding sequence ATGAAACTTAGACTACTCTACCAAGCGAAAGCTCACCTATTCTTGTTGATAGGCTGCATGCTTGGCTTGATAGTCCCTCAAAGTTCGTTTGCCGATAATATACCGCTGGATGAACGTTCTGTGAACGCCATCGCAATGTGCGGTGCAATTAGTTCAGTTGATGAAGGCAAAGGGCTATCTGGTACTACTGTTAGAATAAAGGTAAGTACGGATGGAGTGCTAAGTGTTGGAAACGGAAAAAATACGGTGAACGAAGGTGTAGATTATTTTTTGCCAAAGATTGATTTGGGGAATTGGAAGCTGAACCTTCCAATAGGGAACCCCACCGAGCTAAGGCCTCCGGCAATCCTTGATAATGCGAAAAATGAGACTCTTCAAAATTTCATGTTTAAAACAAAAATTCTGAAAAATCCGGATGCAACAGATACCGAAATCTTGCATGCTGATGCTGAGGGAGAGGATGAAGGATATACCTTTGATGAGTATGTCGAAACGGATCCTTTTACCCTTGAAGTTAGCGCATCTGATGGTCGCCTTGAAGTAATCCTCAATGAAAATTGCTCTGCAGTATATGCCGACATCCATATGCAAAAATGGGGCATCTTCGAGAATTACTTCAAAGCGGGCAATTATTTGCTTACAAGGGATGAGGGAGCATTTGCCCGGGTCAAATATTACAATTTAGTAGTTAGTCATTAG